One genomic segment of Bacteroidales bacterium includes these proteins:
- a CDS encoding DUF3467 domain-containing protein: MENKKNENEINIELSADVAEGTYSNLVIISHSFAEFILDFVNIMPGVPKAKVKSRIIMTPQHAKRLMMALADNISKFESTFGEITDVNVSPPNFKIDNSANA, from the coding sequence ATGGAAAATAAAAAAAATGAAAATGAAATTAATATTGAACTTTCTGCTGACGTAGCTGAAGGAACATATTCTAATCTTGTGATTATATCTCACTCGTTTGCCGAATTTATTCTCGATTTCGTAAACATCATGCCAGGGGTACCAAAAGCTAAAGTAAAATCTCGTATCATCATGACTCCACAGCACGCCAAAAGACTCATGATGGCTCTGGCAGATAATATTTCAAAGTTCGAATCTACTTTTGGTGAAATCACTGATGTTAACGTCTCACCACCAAATTTCAAGATAGACAATTCAGCTAATGCTTGA
- the rpoC gene encoding DNA-directed RNA polymerase subunit beta' has protein sequence MAFKKEPSIKSNYSSIIISLASPEKILEMSHGEVTKPETINYRTYKPERDGLFCEKIFGPVKDYECHCGKYKRIRYKGIVCDRCGVEVTEKKVRRERMGHITLTVPVAHIWFFRSLPNKIGLILGMPSKKLEQIVYYEKYVIINPGIMAQQGYKELDLLSEDEYLKIIDALPRENQMLDDKDPNKFIAKMGGEALYDLLSKIDLEKLASELRDAANRENSLQKKADILKRLQIVESFRDANTRIPNRPEWMVLKVIPVIPPELRPLVPLDGGRFASSDLNDLYRRVIIRNNRLKKLVEIKAPEIILRNEKRMLQEAVDALFDNTRKVTAIKSEANRPLKSLADSLKGKQGRFRQNLLGKRVDYSGRSVIVVGPELKMNECGLPKEMAAELFKPFIIRRLIERGIVKTVKVAKKVVERKDPVIWDILENVLKGHPVLLNRAPTLHRLSIQAFQPKLIEGRAIQLHPLVCTAFNADFDGDQMAVHVPLTHEAILEAQILMLSTHNILNPANGAPIAVPSQDMVLGLYYITKGRRSTPEKPVKGEGLVCYSPEEVIIAYNEKKVDLHAYIKVRIIQPHGNVEMIETTVGRVIFNQVVPKEIPFINTLLTKKSLRDIIAEVLKKTDMVTTAKFLDDIKDLGFHMAFKGGLSFNLGALIIPPEKERLIKEANEAVQNIMDNYNMGLITNNERYNQIIDEWTHANNQLTKYVIEYLSKDNDGFNPVYMMLDSGARGSKEQIRQLCGMRGLMAKPQKSAATGGEIIENPILSNFKEGLSVLEYFISTHGARKGLADTALKTADAGYLTRRLVDVAQDVVITEEDCGTLRGLTITALKKNEEIIEPLYDRILGRVTLYDVLHPETGEVIVPEGVEINEDYAQKIVDAGIEEVEIRSVLTCESKHGVCAKCYGRNLATNKMVQIGEAVGIIAAQSIGEPGTQLTLRTFHIGGAVGNISIEDRIIAKYDGIIEFEELRYVETINDRGEKVKRVMGRSAEMHIRNPRTKLILQSAHIPYGAFLYVNDGQEIQKNTLICEWDNYNALIISEVSGKVAFDDIIENVTYRAESDEQTGLEEKVIIESRQKARLPAILIHFSTTEEPRRYDLPVGAHIVVEEGEQVKEGQIIAKIPRVIGKAGDITGGLPRVTELFEARNPSDPAIIAEIDGHVSFGPKIKRGHKEVIITSKTGEKKVYLIPTTKQILAQQNDFVKAGTPLSDGEISPSAILEVKGPKAVQEYLVNEIQEVYRLQGVKINDKHFEVIVRQMMRKVEIVDPGDTRFLEGEVVNKTKFQEENDRIYNMKYVEDPGDSENVRRGDLITARKLREENSILKRKDKKLIVARDARPATAKQIIQGITRAALQTESVLSAASFQETTKVLTEAAVTAKRDTLQGLKENVIVGHLIPAGTGIRKYDNLIVSSMEEYLSFMASKESV, from the coding sequence ATGGCATTCAAAAAAGAACCAAGTATTAAGAGTAATTATTCCAGTATTATCATAAGTTTAGCTTCTCCTGAGAAAATTCTCGAAATGTCTCATGGAGAAGTAACCAAACCCGAAACAATTAATTATCGCACTTATAAACCTGAACGTGACGGGTTATTTTGTGAAAAAATTTTTGGACCCGTCAAAGACTATGAATGCCACTGTGGAAAATACAAGAGAATTAGATACAAGGGTATTGTTTGTGATAGATGTGGTGTCGAAGTCACCGAGAAGAAAGTCCGTCGTGAACGAATGGGGCATATTACCCTGACAGTTCCTGTAGCTCACATCTGGTTCTTTAGGTCACTTCCCAATAAAATTGGACTAATACTGGGCATGCCATCAAAGAAACTTGAACAGATTGTTTATTATGAGAAATACGTTATCATCAATCCTGGTATTATGGCTCAGCAGGGCTACAAGGAACTTGACCTTCTTTCAGAAGATGAATATCTAAAAATTATAGATGCACTTCCCCGTGAAAATCAAATGCTCGACGACAAAGACCCTAATAAATTTATTGCAAAAATGGGTGGGGAAGCTCTTTATGACTTACTTTCCAAAATTGATCTGGAAAAACTTGCTAGTGAATTACGCGATGCTGCTAATAGGGAAAATTCCTTGCAAAAAAAAGCTGACATATTAAAACGACTTCAGATAGTTGAATCTTTTCGTGATGCTAACACTCGAATTCCCAATAGACCTGAATGGATGGTATTGAAGGTTATTCCTGTAATTCCACCCGAACTTAGACCATTAGTACCTTTGGATGGTGGTCGTTTTGCCTCTTCAGACCTTAATGATCTATACAGAAGAGTAATTATACGAAACAACCGTTTGAAAAAACTTGTAGAAATCAAAGCTCCTGAAATTATTCTACGCAATGAGAAACGTATGCTTCAAGAGGCTGTAGATGCTTTGTTCGACAACACTAGAAAAGTAACTGCTATAAAATCGGAAGCAAATCGACCTTTAAAATCTTTAGCAGATAGTTTAAAAGGAAAACAAGGTCGATTTCGTCAAAACTTACTTGGAAAACGTGTAGACTATTCGGGACGATCGGTCATTGTGGTTGGCCCAGAACTTAAGATGAACGAATGTGGATTACCTAAAGAAATGGCTGCTGAACTTTTTAAGCCCTTTATCATTCGACGCCTAATTGAACGAGGCATAGTTAAAACAGTTAAAGTAGCCAAAAAAGTTGTTGAAAGAAAAGATCCCGTCATATGGGATATTCTTGAAAATGTATTAAAAGGACATCCTGTTTTATTAAATCGTGCTCCCACCCTACACAGATTAAGTATTCAAGCTTTTCAACCAAAATTAATTGAGGGAAGAGCCATTCAATTACATCCTCTTGTTTGCACTGCTTTTAATGCCGACTTCGATGGTGACCAAATGGCCGTCCATGTTCCACTTACCCATGAAGCTATACTGGAAGCTCAGATTCTTATGCTTTCTACCCATAACATACTAAATCCTGCCAATGGAGCCCCCATTGCTGTTCCTTCCCAAGATATGGTTCTTGGCTTGTATTACATTACAAAAGGAAGAAGAAGTACTCCCGAAAAACCTGTCAAAGGAGAAGGTCTTGTGTGTTATTCACCAGAAGAAGTTATTATTGCATACAACGAAAAAAAAGTTGACCTACACGCTTATATCAAGGTGCGCATAATTCAACCTCATGGCAATGTTGAAATGATTGAAACTACGGTTGGTCGTGTTATCTTCAACCAAGTTGTTCCCAAGGAAATACCTTTTATTAACACACTTCTAACTAAAAAATCTCTTCGAGACATCATTGCAGAAGTTCTGAAAAAGACAGACATGGTGACTACAGCTAAATTTCTTGATGATATCAAAGATCTAGGTTTTCATATGGCTTTCAAAGGTGGTTTGTCATTTAACCTGGGGGCTCTCATCATACCACCTGAAAAAGAAAGACTGATTAAAGAAGCCAACGAAGCTGTTCAGAATATTATGGACAATTATAACATGGGACTTATTACTAACAACGAAAGATATAATCAGATCATTGATGAATGGACACATGCTAACAATCAACTTACCAAATATGTGATTGAGTATCTTTCAAAGGACAACGATGGCTTTAACCCAGTGTACATGATGTTAGACTCAGGTGCTCGTGGATCCAAAGAACAAATTAGGCAGTTGTGTGGAATGCGTGGTTTGATGGCAAAACCTCAAAAATCTGCTGCTACTGGTGGAGAAATTATCGAGAATCCAATTCTTTCTAATTTTAAAGAGGGATTATCTGTTCTCGAGTATTTCATTTCGACCCACGGTGCCCGTAAAGGATTGGCTGATACTGCTCTAAAGACGGCTGATGCAGGTTATCTCACACGTCGTCTTGTAGATGTAGCCCAAGATGTCGTTATAACCGAAGAAGATTGTGGAACATTACGCGGTTTGACCATAACAGCTTTGAAGAAAAACGAAGAAATCATTGAACCTCTTTACGATAGAATACTTGGTCGCGTTACTTTATACGACGTCCTTCATCCTGAAACAGGTGAAGTTATAGTTCCAGAAGGTGTTGAGATCAACGAAGATTATGCTCAAAAAATTGTAGATGCAGGAATTGAAGAAGTTGAAATTCGTTCTGTTTTAACCTGCGAATCAAAACATGGTGTTTGTGCCAAATGCTATGGGCGAAATCTGGCAACCAATAAAATGGTCCAAATTGGAGAAGCAGTAGGAATTATTGCAGCTCAATCTATCGGTGAGCCGGGTACCCAGTTAACCTTACGCACATTCCACATAGGTGGTGCTGTTGGAAATATCTCAATTGAGGATAGAATTATAGCCAAATATGATGGAATCATAGAATTCGAAGAACTTCGCTATGTCGAAACCATCAACGATCGTGGAGAAAAAGTAAAACGTGTAATGGGCCGCTCTGCTGAAATGCACATTAGAAATCCACGAACTAAGCTTATCTTGCAAAGTGCTCACATTCCTTACGGGGCATTCTTATACGTAAATGATGGTCAAGAAATTCAGAAAAATACTTTGATTTGCGAATGGGACAATTACAATGCACTTATCATATCAGAAGTATCTGGTAAAGTAGCGTTCGACGATATCATTGAAAATGTTACATATAGAGCAGAATCCGACGAACAAACTGGTTTAGAAGAAAAAGTCATAATTGAAAGCCGTCAAAAAGCTCGACTTCCTGCCATTCTTATACATTTCTCCACTACCGAAGAACCACGTAGATATGATCTCCCCGTAGGTGCTCATATCGTTGTGGAAGAAGGGGAACAAGTAAAGGAAGGTCAGATCATTGCAAAAATTCCAAGAGTCATCGGCAAAGCTGGTGATATTACTGGAGGCCTACCTCGTGTTACCGAGCTTTTTGAGGCAAGAAATCCATCCGATCCAGCTATCATAGCTGAAATAGATGGGCATGTTTCTTTTGGTCCTAAAATTAAACGCGGACATAAAGAAGTGATCATTACTTCGAAAACTGGTGAAAAGAAAGTATACCTGATACCTACCACTAAACAAATTCTTGCTCAACAAAACGATTTTGTAAAAGCTGGAACTCCTCTATCTGATGGAGAAATCTCTCCTTCTGCTATTCTTGAAGTAAAAGGACCTAAAGCTGTACAAGAATACCTTGTAAACGAAATACAAGAAGTTTACAGACTCCAAGGCGTTAAAATCAATGATAAACACTTTGAGGTCATTGTTCGACAAATGATGCGAAAAGTCGAAATAGTTGATCCTGGAGATACTCGCTTCCTGGAGGGAGAAGTTGTGAATAAAACCAAATTTCAAGAAGAAAACGATCGAATTTACAACATGAAATATGTCGAAGATCCCGGTGATAGCGAAAATGTTAGGAGAGGTGATCTCATCACTGCCCGAAAACTCAGGGAAGAAAACTCTATACTTAAACGAAAAGACAAAAAATTAATTGTTGCACGTGATGCTCGTCCAGCCACTGCTAAACAAATTATTCAGGGTATTACTCGAGCAGCTTTGCAAACTGAATCTGTTTTGTCGGCTGCATCCTTCCAAGAAACCACCAAAGTGTTGACAGAAGCAGCTGTAACAGCTAAACGAGATACTCTTCAAGGTCTTAAAGAAAACGTTATTGTTGGTCATCTTATCCCAGCTGGAACTGGCATACGTAAGTATGACAATCTTATAGTTAGCTCAATGGAAGAATATTTATCCTTTATGGCATCTAAAGAATCCGTTTAA
- a CDS encoding PorT family protein, with product MKMVVKLFFTLFFSLCMVMNSNAQTYKLENLPTFDHHLIHFGFILGANQMNFSLKRKPYNPQLDSVKSIIPYPQQGFQITIISDLRLGNNLNLRFYPGLSFGERQIHYSVYFSSDDSLHKIIKKAESAFLDFPFLLKYKTDRIVNFRAYVLLGTKYSYDLLSQSKKKQMDEEIIKLTPHDLTIDGGVGVEFYLEYFKFGIELRTSYGLFNILKQENTIFTDHIEYLRSKMTWLCFTFE from the coding sequence ATGAAAATGGTGGTTAAACTTTTTTTCACTCTCTTCTTTTCTCTTTGCATGGTAATGAATTCAAATGCTCAGACTTACAAGCTCGAAAACCTTCCCACTTTTGACCATCACCTCATACATTTTGGGTTTATATTGGGAGCAAATCAGATGAACTTTTCCTTAAAAAGAAAACCTTATAATCCTCAATTAGATTCTGTCAAATCAATTATCCCTTATCCTCAACAGGGATTCCAAATCACTATCATCAGTGACCTACGACTTGGTAATAATTTGAACTTAAGATTTTATCCAGGTCTGTCTTTCGGAGAAAGACAAATTCATTATTCAGTATATTTCTCTTCTGACGATTCCCTTCATAAAATTATCAAGAAAGCAGAATCGGCTTTTCTTGATTTTCCATTTCTTCTCAAGTATAAAACTGATAGAATAGTCAATTTTAGAGCGTATGTTTTACTAGGTACTAAATACAGTTACGACCTTCTTTCTCAATCTAAAAAAAAACAAATGGATGAAGAAATCATTAAACTAACCCCCCATGACTTGACCATTGATGGAGGTGTAGGTGTTGAATTTTACTTGGAATATTTCAAATTTGGCATTGAATTGCGAACATCCTATGGCCTTTTTAATATTCTGAAACAAGAAAACACCATATTTACTGACCACATTGAATATTTGCGCTCTAAAATGACATGGCTTTGCTTTACCTTTGAATGA